One genomic segment of Scylla paramamosain isolate STU-SP2022 chromosome 9, ASM3559412v1, whole genome shotgun sequence includes these proteins:
- the LOC135103740 gene encoding vacuolar protein sorting-associated protein 18 homolog, with amino-acid sequence MATLFDQYESLQQGTMGGPKQSILGTTAFKNQKLEEEAAIFLKDRQVNFHPTHPITHLVVASHHLVLAMANKRLIRINLLNPGASSQEEQEVDISKFALQARIHNIFLDPTGQHLLISIVSRDGTTPVDTLYLPLRSNKPKSTGKLKCHLITAVGWNADNQSDSVTGPILVGTSKGVILEMELTSDERLFQSSHEEYCKQVFDVGKDDPVPVTAIEMRSSPVDNLELRILVTTADKLYQFSGRIRSAEDKPMTTSLFANYLGLPPRFVKLISSWKTSWLKLYQPPNSSTPNHFAWLTEQGVYTGDIVWGATGDDMTANRKLHSIPEVDGCGVPCDMIVCEFHVLIVWPDKMRGLCILNNQVVFEGTIPEECGKLVGISKDPVKGTIWVFAERGVFKYKVDREGRNVWRIYLEQGNYELAKKYCNSDSSCLSYVLLQEAQDYFQKKDYVKSAKLFAKTLTSFEEISLKFVEVGEEGALKIYLHEKLDSLKVSEQTQVTIVVMWLLELYLKTLGNLRDAGKRNMEEYHISDDQLKSLLRDPKVHQCLTNNANAIYELLASHDDQDNYVNVALMLKDFDRVLLHLMRHGRHIEALEVMKTRGSEQLFYQHFPALLQAVPSAAVEALIAQGERINPLKLLPCLIHYHTSHGGGAEILRYFEYCVDKLEITDEVLHNFLITLYAVEAPDKLLPYFKLQGDDSQNVHYDVKFALRECMSVGEEKACVHILTTMGLYQEAVELALKLDTSLAKATANRPKYDQDLRKKLWLMIAAHVVQEEQDVSRAMEVLRECDLIKIEDILPFFPDFVTIDQFKDAICSSLQEYNQHIEDLKHNMDDASKAAENIRKDIQKFKQKYSYVHAQDRCCECNYPLLSRPFYLFPCSHKFHQDCLSDSVMGYLSETKQKKVSELKGKLLAMSHDESGIGTGGQWGDREQVRAEIDSLVAGECLYCGDNLVANIDTPFISNNDWDASMADWQ; translated from the coding sequence ATGGCCACTCTATTCGACCAGTACGAGTCCCTGCAGCAAGGCACCATGGGAGGCCCCAAGCAGTCCATCTTGGGCACCACTGCCTTCAAGAACCagaaattggaggaggaagcggCAATATTCCTTAAAGATCGCCAGGTAAATTTCCACCCTACCCACCCCATAACCCATCTGGTGGTGGCCAGCCATCACCTGGTCCTGGCCATGGCCAACAAAAGACTCATCAGGATTAACTTGCTCAATCCTGGTGCCAGCAgccaagaagagcaagaggtgGATATCAGCAAATTTGCCCTCCAGGCTAGAATACACAATATCTTTCTGGACCCCACGGGCCAGCACCTACTCATCAGCATTGTCAGCCGGGACGGGACAACACCTGTAGACACACTGTACTTGCCTCTACGCTCCAACAAGCCAAAGTCCACTGGCAAGCTGAAGTGTCACCTCATCACAGCTGTTGGGTGGAATGCTGACAACCAGTCGGACAGTGTGACTGGACCCATACTTGTGGGGACATCCAAGGGAGTCATTCTGGAGATGGAACTGACCTCAGATGAGCGGCTCTTTCAGTCTAGCCATGAAGAGTACTGCAAGCAGGTGTTTGATGTAGGCAAGGATGATCCTGTTCCAGTGACTGCCATTGAGATGCGCAGCAGCCCAGTTGATAACCTTGAGCTCCGCATCCTGGTGACCACAGCTGATAAACTTTACCAATTTTCTGGACGCATCAGATCTGCCGAAGACAAGCCAATGACGACATCCCTGTTTGCCAACTACTTGGGGCTGCCGCCAAGATTTGTCAAACTGATCAGCAGCTGGAAAACTTCATGGCTCAAGTTGTACCAGCCTCCAAACTCGTCCACTCCAAACCACTTTGCCTGGCTGACAGAGCAGGGCGTCTACACTGGTGACATTGTGTGGGGGGCAACAGGAGATGACATGACAGCCAACAGAAAACTGCACTCCATACCAGAAGTTGATGGCTGTGGGGTGCCTTGTGATATGATAGTGTGTGAGTTTCATGTTCTCATAGTGTGGCCAGACAAAATGCGTGGACTCTGTATCCTCAACAATCAGGTTGTGTTTGAGGGAACCATTCCAGAGGAGTGTGGAAAACTTGTAGGCATATCAAAGGATCCCGTCAAAGGGACTATCTGGGTGTTTGCTGAGAGGGGGGTGTTTAAGTACAAAGTGGACCGAGAGGGACGGAATGTTTGGCGCATTTATCTGGAACAAGGAAACTATGAGTTGGCAAAGAAGTACTGTAACTCTGATTCTTCATGTTTATCTTATGTCTTGTTGCAAGAAGCccaagattattttcaaaagaAAGATTATGTGAAAAGTGCAAAGCTCTTTGCCAAAACACTAACTTCCTTTGAGGAAATCAGTTTGAAGTTTGTGGAGGTTGGTGAGGAAGGCGCCTTAAAgatctatttgcatgaaaaattAGATTCCCTAAAAGTGAGTGAACAAACTCAGGTTACAATAGTTGTGATGTGGTTGCTTGAACTTTACTTGAAAACACTAGGGAACTTGCGTGACGCTGGAAAACGGAATATGGAAGAATACCATATCTCGGATGATCAACTGAAGTCACTTCTACGTGACCCCAAAGTGCATCAGTGTTTGACAAATAATGCCAATGCTATTTATGAACTTCTGGCCTCACATGATGACCAGGACAATTATGTAAATGTTGCCTTGATGTTAAAAGATTTCGACCGTGTGTTGCTTCATCTGATGCGTCATGGACGGCACATTGAGGCCTTAGAAGTCATGAAGACACGTGGGTCAGAACAGCTATTCTACCAGCATTTCCCTGCCCTTCTTCAGGCTGTTCCTAGTGCTGCTGTAGAAGCTTTGATAGCACAAGGAGAAAGGATAAACCCACTGAAACTTCTCCCCTGTCTTATTCATTACCACACCTCtcatggaggaggagctgaaatTCTGCGTTATTTTGAATACTGTGTTGATAAGTTGGAAATAACTGATGAAGTCTTACATAATTTCCTTATAACTCTCTATGCAGTAGAAGCCCCAGATAAGTTACTGCCATATTTCAAGTTACAGGGTGATGACAGTCAAAATGTTCACTATGATGTCAAGTTTGCCCTGAGAGAGTGCATGTCAGTAGGTGAAGAGAAAGCCTGTGTGCACATCCTGACCACCATGGGACTGTATCAAGAGGCGGTGGAGTTAGCCCTCAAGCTTGATACATCCCTGGCTAAGGCAACGGCTAACCGCCCAAAATATGACCAAGATCTGAGGAAAAAATTGTGGCTAATGATTGCAGCACATGTAGTACAGGAAGAACAGGATGTCTCACGGGCCATGGAGGTTCTTAGGGAATGTGATCTGATCAAAATTGAGgatattcttcccttttttccagaCTTTGTTACAATTGATCAGTTCAAAGATGCTATCTGTTCATCACTTCAAGAGTACAATCAACACATTGAAGACCTGAAGCACAATATGGATGATGCATCAAAGGCAGCTGAAAATATCCGCAAAGATATACAAAAATTCAAGCAGAAATATTCTTATGTGCATGCACAAGACAGATGTTGTGAGTGTAACTATCCTCTACTATCAAGACCATTCTATCTGTTCCCATGTTCTCATAAATTTCATCAAGACTGCCTGTCAGATTCTGTAATGGGATATTTAAGTGAAACTAAACAAAAGAAAGTGTCAGAGCTGAAGGGAAAACTGCTAGCCATGTCGCATGATGAGAGTGGCATAGGAACAGGTGGGCAGTGGGGTGACAGGGAGCAAGTGAGAGCAGAAATTGACAGCCTAGTAGCAGGGGAGTGCCTCTATTGTGGAGACAATCTTGTGGCAAACATTGACACCCCATTCATCAGTAACAATGACTGGGATGCTTCTATGGCTGACTGGCAATAG